The genomic window CCAGTTGCTCGCCGGCATAAGCCATGGCCACCACTTCGCTTTGCTCGGCCTGGGCCAAGTCGGCAATGGCATGCACCGCGGCAATTTCCATCTCCACCGTGATGGTGGAGGCACCCGCATCCAGCGCACCGCGGAAGATGTAGGGGAAACACAGCACGTTGTTGACCTGGTTGGGGTAATCCGTGCGGCCGGTGGCCATGATGGCGTCGTCGCGCACAGCCTTGACCTCTTCCGGCAGAATTTCGGGCGTGGGGTTGGCAAGCGCAAAAATCAGCGGCTTTGTGGCCATGGTCTTGACCATGTCGGCCTTCAACACACCACCGGCGGACAGACCCAAAAAGATGTCGGCATCTGCGATGGCTTCGCGCAGGGTGCGCTGGCTGGTTTTCTGGGCGAATTGGGCCTTGTCTTCATCCATCAGCTCCACACGGCCTTCATAGACCAGACCGGCCAGGTCGGTGACCCAGATGTTTTCGCGCGGGATGCCCAGCTTGACCAGCAGGCTCAGGCAGGCCAATGCCGCAGCACCTGCGCCGGATGTGACCAGCTTGACCTGTTTGGGGTCTTTGCCCACCACCTTGAGACCGTTCAAAATGGCCGCGCCCACACAGATGGCCGTGCCGTGCTGGTCGTCGTGGAAGACCGGTATCTTCATACGCTCGCGCAGCTTGCGCTCTACGTAAAAGCAGTCGGGCGCCTTGATGTCTTCGAGGTTGATGCCACCAAAGGTTGGCTCCAGCGAGGCGATGATGTCCACCAGCTTGTCCAGGTCGTGTTTTTCGTCGATCTCCAGATCAAACACATCAATGCCGGCAAACTTCTTGAACAGAACACCCTTGCCCTCCATGACTGGCTTGGAGGCCAGCGGGCCAATGTCGCCTAGGCCCAGTACGGCCGTGCCATTGGTGATCACGGCGACCAGGTTGCCCCGGGCGGTGTACTTGTAGGCGTTGTTGGGGTCTTTGACAATTTCTTCGCAGGGGGCGGCTACGCCGGGCGAATAGGCCAGGGCCAGATCGTGCTGATTGAGCAACTGCTTGGTGGCGCTGACGGCGATTTTCCCCGGGACCGGAAACTCGTGGTACTCCAGTGCGGCTTGGCGCAGCTGGGCGCCTTTTTCCGCAGAATTGGAGACCGGTGGCTTGGGGGAAATCGGCGTCTGTTTTGGCATCTTGCTTCCTCGGCGGCGCCCGTCCGTGCGAAAGAAGGCGCATGGCCCGGTGCCCTGTTATGGGCTTTGCATTGTAGACCTGGGCGGTGTAGCGTGTTTGCAGGCTTCACCCGTATTTGCCACAAGTCAATGCAGAATGGGCATGAGATTATGCCGCGGCGTGGCGGAATGACTACAATAAAAAAGTGCCTCTAGCCCCCGTGATTTATGGCTCAATAGCTATCATATTTGTAGCATCTATTTCCCCCACTTCCACGTTAAGGCTTGCCCATGTCAAATCACTTGCTGAGCGAAGACAACGACAACAACGAAGACAGCGTGCAGACCGTCGCCGCCCGCGCGTCCGCGGCAAGGCGCACGACCTGGGTCAGTGTGGGTGTCAATCTGGTGTTGACCTGTGTGCAAATTGTGGTGGGTGTGTATGCCAAGTCCCAGGCGTTGATTGCCGACGGTATCCACTCCATGTCCGACCTGGTCGCCGATGGGGTGGTTTTGTTTGCCAGCTACCACAGCCAGAAAGACGCGGACCACGACCACCCCTACGGGCACCAGCGCTTTGAGACTGCGGCTTCGCTGGTGCTGGGCCTGTTGCTGCTGGGTGTTGGCGTGGGCATGTTGTGGTCTGCCTTGCACAAGCTGCAGTCACCCGAGAGTGTGCAGCAGGTCCATGTGATCGCCCTCTGGGTTGCGGGTGCAACCCTGGTCGCCAAGGAGCTGCTGTTTCGATACATGTTGCGGGTTGCCAAGCTGGTGCGCTCCAGCATGCTGGTGGCCAATGCCTGGCACGCGCGGTCGGACGCGGCGTCTTCTTTGGTAGTGGGTGTAGGGATTGTGGGCAACCTGGCGGGTAACCCGATATGGGACCCTATCGCTGCCTTGGTGGTGGGTCTGATGGTGACCAAGATGGGCTGGAGCTTCGCCTGGAGTGCCCTGCATGACCTGATGGACCGTGCAGCGGATGCGCAAGATGTAGACGCCATACGCCAAACCCTGGTGCAAACCCCAGGCGTCAGCGGCGTGCACGATGTGCGCACCCGCAAGATGGGTGACATGGTGGTGGTGGACGTGCACCTGGAGGTGGACGCGACTCTGACCGTAGAAGCGGGGCACGCCATCGCTGTGTTGGCCCGCCAGCGTGTCATGCAGCACCACCGCGTGCTCAATGTCATGACCCACGTGGACCCGTGGAAACGCCCCACCCCGGACTGAGGTGGAGCCGTTATTCAATACGCTGACCGGTACGCTCAAGTCGGGGCAACCAATCGTCTTTGATGGCGGCCGACACCACGATATGGTGTGCCTTGCCGACCAGCAGGTGGCGCGGCACAAAACCGATGTAGCGCGAATCGGCGCTGTTGTCGCGGTTGTCACCCAGGAAGAAATAATTGTCCTTGGGCACCACCAGGGGGCCGAAGTTGCGCTTCGCGCCCATCTCGGGCAAAAACTGCACCGTGCGTTCATTGCCCGCCACACGTTCGCGTATGCGCAGCGCAGACGTCGTAGCGCCGTTGTCCAGTCGCTCGGTGACCGCGTCGGGCCCCGAGTACTCGGCCACGGCGCCGTTGATGGTCAGCACCTCGTCGCGCATCTCTACTACATCACCCGGGAGTGCCACCAGGCGTTTGATCAGGCGGATACCGTCTGTGGGCGATGTGAAGGTGATGACATCGCCGCGTGCGGGATCGCCGGTGCTGAACAACGCCACATCACTGAGCGGCAGCTTGAAGTCATAGGCCACGCGGTTCACCAGGACTACGTCACCCTCCAGGATGTTGGGCCGCATGGAGCCCGTGGGTATCGGGTTCCAGTCCGCAATCGCAAGCCGGAAGAATCCAAAACAGATCAGAAATGCGATGAAGCCACGGTTCTGTTTGAGGAAGTTCTTCAAAGTGGGCTCCGGTGGGCGCGACTTACGCGCGGCGGCTGGAGATGACAACCGTATCCAAAGTCACGGCACGGGGTGTGATCTGGGTCTTGGCCACTTGTGTGCCCGCGTCGATGCTCTTATGCCCATTGCTTGCAACATGGTCAAAGCCCATCAGCATGCTTCCATGCAGTACGGCAAACGCGGTGGCAGCGATGGCGAAGGCGGTGATATTGAAACGGTTGGTAGCGGTGAAGGTCATGGTGAAACTCCGGTTGGTGTTGTGAGCTGGTCTTTGGGACCCGATGACCGAACTGTAAAAGCGCCCACTGCACCACGCCAGCGTCTTGCGACGTACTGCGCCCTGGCGCGAAGAAGTGCCGAAATCACGGACTAGGCTGCGCGCCACACCCCCACCCCGTCGACCCGCGCGCCCCATATCCGGTCTGTACCGCGGAATCTGCTACTGGTCGCACGGGGCTGGCATTACACCTACACACCACCTATTCTTGGCCCATCAAGCACTGCAGCCCACCGCAGTCTTGGTCACGGCCACCGGCCTGTGCCTGATGGTGTGGACACTGTGAAAGTAGAGGAAGCCCTATGACTTTGGCCCAAGAACTGGAAAATCTGGAGCAGATGCGCAACCGCGGTGCCCTGAGCGAGGCTGAGTTTGCGCAAGCGAAGGCGCGTTTGTTGCAAACGCCAGCTGCGCCGGCGTCGCGGCTCAATGCCACAGCACTCAATGGCTTGCGCCGTTCCCGCTCTGACCAATGGATAGGCGGGGTTTGCGGCGGCCTCGCACAATTCACCGGACTGGATGCCTGGCTGTGGCGCCTGCTGTTTGCATTGTTGGTGATACTGGCCGGTACCGGCGTCTTGTTCTACGTACTGATGTGGATTTTGGTCCCCCAGGAGCCCAACACCTATCACACGCCTATCTCAACCAACTCCTGAGCGGGCAGAGCGGGCACGGTTCCGGTGTTCAGCACATAGGCTTCAAAGGCCTCCGCCGGCACCGGCTTGCTGAACAGATAACCCTGGAAGAGGCGGCAGCCGTTTTGCACTAGAAACTGCTGCTGCCCTACCGTCTCCACGCCCTCGGCAATCACGGCAAAGTGCAGGCTGTCACCCAGGCCAATGACCATGCGGGCGATGGCGGCATCGTTGCTGTCGGTCAGGATGTCGCGCACAAAGGACTGGTCTATCTTCAACTGGTCCAGCGGCAGGCGCTTAAGGTAGTTGAGCGATGAATACCCGGTACCAAAATCATCCAGCGAGAAACCCACGCCCAAGGCCTTCAACTGGTCCATCTTGGTGATGATGTCTTCTATATCGTGCACCAGTGAACTCTCGGTCAGTTCCAGCTTTAGACGCCGCGGGTTCACACCGGTGCGCTCGATGACGGCTTGCACCTGCTGCACAAAGTTGGCCTGCTGGAACTGGCGCACGCTGACATTCACCGCCAGCGTCAAGCGATCCAGCCTGGGCTTGCCAGACCATTCCACCAACTGGGTGCAGGCGCTGCCCAGCACCCAGGCGCCTAGCGGCAAGATCAACCCGGTCTGCTCAGCCAGCGGGATGAATTCATCGGGTGGCACCAGGCCCAGCTTGGGGTGGCGCCAGCGCAGCAGGGCTTCTGCCCCCACCACATGTCCGTCGGCCGTCACCTGCGGCTGGTAGGTCAGAAAGAACTCGCCCCGCATCAGGCCCTTGCGCAGCGCCATTTCCATGGCGGAGTGTTCGGCCAGGTCCGCCACCATGACATGGACCAGGGCGTAGATGCCCAGCGCGGCAAAAAAATTGTTGACCCAGGTACCCCAGACCCGCATGCCGTCGGGCAGCGTGTAACCGCTGTCCAGCCCCACGGGCCAACTGGCCAGCACCACAAAACCGATGCAGCACACACCCGTTACCGTAAACCGCATGGCGGGGGTGTCGTCCCGCAAAAACACCAGGGCCGCGATCGCCAGGACAAGCAGAAAATTGTGGGTGGACCGCGGAGCCTGCGGGCTGGGCACGTCCAGCAGCAGGCAAACGCCACTGATGACAATGAACATGCTGATGACCAGCAGAAAAAACGCCATGCGGGTGCGTTTGTAGTGGGTCAAGACCGCAATAACAATGCCGACTGCCAGCATGAACAGATCCATGGTCACAATGGACCAGGCCGCTTTGCTGGTGAAGAAGGCCGCCCAGCCCAGCCCCAAGACGATCAGCAGCATGGAGCCGATCCACAACGTCATTTGCACGCGCCGCCGGTGCAGCTCTCTGCGTGGCGATCGGTTGGGGGTGTCGGGCGGTATGTGCATAGCAGGGCCGAAGCAGCACAGGCTAATGCCAGCCCCGCAGACCGTCAACTGTTTTGCACGACCCGGTGTTGCCAATAGACAAAAAGTGGCGCCCCCACTATCTCCAGCGCCGTGAATGCAATGAAGGGTGTCAGGGGCAGCCCCACACTGGCCATGGAGACCAGGCGACCTATGCCGCCCAGGAAAATCATCAACCATAGAACGCGGAACAGCACCGTCTGTTCGGAGATGCGTGGCACCAGCCACCAGCTGGCCAGCCCCAGGCCCAGCCACACCCCTGCCAGAAAGCGCATATTGCTGTCCAAGGTGGCATCTGCAGGCAGGTTCAGGCTGGCATACAGCGGGTCGTGTATGCCCATCATCTGCACCAAACCGGTGATGACCGGCACCGTGCCCATCAAGGCACTCACGATTTGCAGTGTGCGCTTGTTCATGGCAATACCACTGCAAAACCCAGACCCGCCGCGTACAAAACACTGGCCAGCGCAATGCCACGTTGGGGCACGCTGAACCAGTAGCGCTGCGCCAGGGCCAGGTAGGCCAGCAATACCCCCATGCCCAGGGCCAGCAGAAAGGGCGATTGCGCCAACACGGTCCAATGGACCAGCGCCAGATATCCCCACACCAAGGCAAACAGCATTGCACCCAGGCTGTGGCTGGCGTGGAACCCCTTGGCGGCGCGTGCCATCGTGGTCTGCCGCGAGATGACGGGAGACACCACGCGCAGGGCCTCGGTCACCATCGCATCCCGCGGGTCAAACTTGTTGCCATAAAAGGTGAAGACCAGGTGTGCACAACCCAGCAGGCCGACCACGGTCGCGCTGGCGATGATGAAGTACGGGGCGAGAACCATGGCAGCTCCTGTCAAAAGGGAAAGGTCGAATATGGCTGTGCAATCTTTACATGGGAAAGATTGTGTTTGAATTGTTGCACGCTTATCTTTCTCGTGTCAAGATAAGCCCATGATCCCAACTGCCAAACGCCAACCCCCCAAAAAAAGCCCCAAGCCGCCCCCCAAGGCCTACCACCACGGCAACCTGCGCGAAACCCTGCTGATGGCGGCCGAGGCCACACTCACCGAGCGCGGCGTGCAGGGCACCACGCTGCGCGAGGTGGCCAAGGCTGCGGGTGTGTCCCACGCCGCGCCCTACCACCACTTTGCCAGTCTGAATGACCTGCTGGCGGCGGTTGCCGAGCGCGGTTTTATTGCATTGGGTGATGCCATGGAACAGGCCACCGCCACAGCCGATACACGGGAGCGTCTGCTGCAGATCGCACAGGCCTATGTGGGCTGTGCCCGGGCCCAGCCTGCGCGTTTCAGGCTGATGTTTGCGCCCCAACTGAACCAAGGCGACGTCTACCCGGCGCTGAAGGCCGCATCCCACCGCGCTTTTGGTTTTCTGATGGCAGCGGCCAGCGCCCATGACCCGGTCAAAGGGCCAGAACTGGCGCTGTGCGGCTGGAGCCTGTCCCACGGCCTGAGCAACCTGTTGATCGACGGGGCGTTTGACACACTGCCCACACCCGTGGCCAACACCGACGCCCTGGTACGGCAGCTGGCAGCACGCGCGTTGGGTCCGCTCTAGTTCATGGCCCGCATCACCCACCGCTACCGCGAAGCTGGGCCTACCAGCCGACCTTAAGGCGTGGCGGCGATGTCGATGCCCGCCGTGCGCGCCTCGGCCAACAGCGTGGCCAGCTCGGCGGCCGAGTGCACGTTCAGCCGCTCAAAAATCTTGCGCCGGTGTTCTTCCACGGTGCGCACGCTGAGCTCCATCTTCCACGCAATGGTTTTGTTCAGCTCACCCGCGGCCACCAGGGGCATCAACCGCACCTGCTGGCGCGACAGGCCCTCGATGAGTTGGCGCAGCGCGTCCACACGGGCCATGCGCCCGTGCCACTGCACCTCGGCATTCAGCGCCTGGCGTATCAGCTGCACCAGGGCTTCATCGGCATACGGCTTTTCGGCGAAGCTGAATGCACCCCGGGCCATGGCGCCCACCGCCATGGGAATGTCACCATGCCCGCTCAAGAACAGCACCGGCATGCGTTTGTCCAGCCCTCGGCTGATCAGAGCCTCATGCACCTGCAAACCCGACAGCGGTTCCATACGCACATCCAACACAAATATGCCGCGCAGGGGCACGGTGGCCGCGTCAATTGCCGCCAGCAGCTCGGGGCCGCTGGCGTAAGAGGTCACCTCCAGATCGTGCTGACGCAGCAAAAACGCCAGGGAGGTGCGCACGCCTTCATCGTCATCGCATAGATAAATGGTGGGTTGCGTGGTTGTCATGGTGTGTCGCCTCATTTATTGTTTTATCGGGTGGCAGTGAAAAACTGAAGCAGGCGCCACCCCCTGCTGCATCCTGTGCATGCAATACCCCGCCGTGTGACTCCAGTATGGAGCGGCAAATCGCCAAGCCCAGGCCCGTGCCTTCCTTCTTGGTGGAGAAGAACGCTTCGGTCAGGGTTTCGATATCGCGCCCGCCCAGGCCCGGCCCGGTATCGCTGATGGCCACGGTAACCCAGCCCTGCGCACTGCCCAAGGGCGGGTTATGGCTGAGAAGGGTGTGCACCTGCAGGCTGCGCGGCGGCGGTGTTGCCGCCATGGCGTCGTTCGCATTGCGCAGCAGGTTGGTGATGACCTGCTCGATGCCGATGCGGTCCATACGCACGCGCGGCAGGCCAGCGTCCAGATCCAGTTGCACGCTGACACCTGCGCGTTTGAAATCCAGCTTCAGCAGCGCCACCGCGTCCGACACGATGGTGTTGATGTCGTGTGGCTCCAGCACCAGCTCGCGGCGTGCCAGGCGCTCACGGATGCGGTGCACGATGCCACCCGCTGCGGAAGCGTGGCGCGACAGGGCCTGGGCCGCCGCCAGCAGATCGGGCCGGGTGCCAGGTTGTTTCTCCAGCGCCTTGGCAATGCCCGCGCTGTAACTCACGATGCTGGTCAGTGGCTGGTTCAGTTCATGGGCCAGTGTGGACGCCACCTCGCCCAGGGTGGACAGACGGGCATGGTTGGACAAGACCTCACGCTGTTTGCGCTCCAACTCGGCCAGGCGTTTGCGTTCGGTTACATCCACGATGGAGCCCATCCACCCCACCTGCTGGCCCGCGCCATCCACCAGGGGGGATTCAAACACCACCACGTCCACCATGCGCCCATCGCGGTGGCGCCAGCGGGTCTCGTGGCCCACGCGTTGGGTGGGGTGGCTGGCTGCATCCTGCGGCGGGTGGGCCAGGTGGTCGAACTCCGGGTCGTGTTCCACCAACTCGTCCACCGAATAACCCACCATCTCGCAAAAGGTGCGGTTGGCAAACAGCAGGCGGCCATTCAGATCACGGGCGCGCAGGCCCACCAGGGCCGACTCCTCCAGCGACTGGCGCCACGCGGCCTCGTTGCGCCAGGCGGCTTCGGCCCGCGTGACCTGGCGCATCTGGCGACGCAGCAGCAGGGTGGCCACGCTGATCAGCACCAGAAAACCCACCAGCAAAATTACCGGCAGGGTGGTAAACCAGTGGGGCTGGCGCACACGTTGGGTCAGGCGCAGGCGGGCATCCGGTATGGCTTTGAACGGGGTCTCGTAGGTCTCACCCCGCGCCACGCGGCCCGGACTTTCGGTGGACACAATCACTTCGCCCAGGCCGCTGAGCAACTGCACTTCGTACTGTGCGGCCAGCCACCAGAAATCCTTGCTCTGTATCAGATCCGCCGGGTCGTAGCGGGCAATCAGCTGGCCCGTCTGCGGGTGGTGTTCGTCGCTGGTGGGGGCAATCAGGTGCAGCGAGATGCCCTGGGCCTGGGGCTGCGCTGGCACGCCCGGTCGCTGTTCGCGCCGGGCCTCGGCCACGATGCGCATGTCGGCATCCAGCCACACCACACTCAACCAGCGGCGGTCCAGACCGGCGGCAATCTCGGGTTGTATGGCCAGTTGTCGGTTGGGGTCGGCGCCGGCTGGCGGCAGGTGGGTGGCGGCGGCCCGCAGCTTGACCGCCTCGGTTTCCAGCCGCGCCGCCAGCTGCGCCTCCAGGCTCAGCGTGTCGGCCACCACCGACTGGCGCAGGGCCTCGCGCTCCAGCGTGTCGTTCTCTTGTGCCCATGCCACCACCAAGGCGGTGAAGAGTATGGACAGCAGCAGCGGTGCCTCCCACAAAAACCGGCTCCAGCGCGACAAACCAGCCGAAGGCGGTGCCGCCCCATGGTGGGTGTGGTGGGCGATGGCGGGGGTGCTCATGGGGCGAGTCTACTGAAGCGGGCTTGCGCCGGTTAGATCACACCGCGTCCTGCCAGGCCAGACCCAGGGGCAGTGCTGCTGGGCCGAACAGAAAATGCAGCACCCGCCGCTGGCTGCTCCCCGTGGATTTGGACGAGGCATGCAGCAGCAGCGGGCGCATTATCAAGACCCCGCCGCGGGCCACCGTGCACACCTGTTCGGTGTGCGTCTGGCGTGCCGCAGCGGCGGCCTCCGTGTCGAGCATGCCCAGGCGGTGTGAACCGGCGAGCACACGCAAGGCCCCGTCATTGGCCGTGCAGGTGTCAATGTGCACACGCACAGCGATGAGCTGTTGCAACAGCGTGCTGGGCGGCTGCACAAACAAAGCCCCTTCCTTTTCAGACCAAGGGCCCAGGCTGGGGTGGTCTACCCGGTGGGCCACCGGGATGCTGAGGTCCTGGTGCAACGGGACCAGCCAGTTGCGCGTGGCAGATTTTTCAAAGTAGGTGCATTGCACCGCCACCATGTCTGGCGTGAGCAGTGGTGACAGTAGCGGGTGTTGTCGAAGTTTGGCTGCCAGTGCGCGGCACCAGGCATGTTGCATCAGCTTGCGTGTGCCACCCGACGCCGATGCGCCGCGCGCCGCTTGTTCGGCAAGGGTGTCGCATTCGGCATCACTTAAAACGGGGGCAAGGACCGCAAAACCATGCGCAGTGATCTGTTGGGATATGGACATGTCAACGTACATGCTGCGGCACTGTATGTGCTATTGCGCTACAAAACATATAGCTAACAAAGTCCATTCTACGGGGGCTATGGCCACTATTGGTTCTGCATAACTTCAAGCGGAGACACCGGGCTGGCTGCGTTGCCCCAGGCGTGGCGGATGTAGGTGAGCACCGCGGCGATCTGCGGGCCGTCCAGCGTCTGCTGGAAAGGTGGCATGCCAAAGGGCCGGGGGTTGCCGGCGGTGGCGGGGGCAAAGCCGCCGTGCAACACGGTCTGCACCAGGTTGGCGGGTGTTTCCAGGGTGACGACGCGGTTGCCGGCCAACGCCGGGTAGGCGCCTTTGGCGCCCTGGCCTTCGTTGCCGTGGCATTGTGCGCAGTGGTCTTTGTAGAGGGTGGCACCGGTGCTGAGCTGGGCCGACTCGGGCGCCTTGGCCAGCGCCGCCGCATGGGACTGTTGTGGCAAAGCCTTCAGGTACACGGCCATGGCCTGCAGGTCGGCGTTGTTGAGGTATTGCGTGCTGCGCAGCACCACCTCGGCCATGGGTCCCATGGTGCTGCCGCGGGGGGATGTGCCGGTCTGCAGCAGGGCCACCACATCTTGTGTGGCCCAGTCGGCCACGCCCGCTTCGCGGCTGGATGCCAGCGACGGGGCATACCAGTGCTGCATGGGGATTGCGCCGCCCTGCAGGGCCAGTTCACTTCGGCTGGCACCCAACAGGTTGCGCCCGGCATGGCAGGCAGCGCAGTGGCCCAGGCCGCGCACCAGGTAGGCGCCGCGGTTCCATTCTTCGGTCTGTGTGGGCTCGGGCGCAAACTCGCCCGCCCGGAAAAACAGCGCCCGCCACACGGCCAATGCCGCCTGGCTGTTGTACGGAAAGGCCAGTTCGTGCGGCCGGTTGGCCTGCGCCACCGCCGGCAGGCTGCGCAGGTAGGCGAACAGCGCGTCGCTGTCGGCGCGGCTGACTTGTGTGTAGCTGGTGTAGGGGAAGACCGGGTACAACAAACGCCCATCCATCGAGCGCCCGTGGTGCATGGCGCGCCAGAAGGCGGCCGGTGTCCAGCGGCCCAGGCCAGTCTGTGCGTCGGGTGTGAGGTTGCTGGCGTACACCGTGCCAAACGGTGTGGCAATACCCAGGCCGCCTGCATAGTCGGCTCCGCCACGCGCGGTGTGGCAACCGGCGCAGTTGCCGGCGCGGGCCAGGTAGGCACCCTGGGCGATGTGTTGCGGCGTGGCGGTGAAGGGCACGCTGGTGCTCGCAAGGATGTCCGCCTCGCCGCGCACATTGAGCCAGGCGACGAGCGCGGTTGTGGCCAGCAAGAACACCAGCAAGACCAGCAGGCGGCGGGGCCACCGGCGTGGCGGTTGCAAACGGGTCGGGGCGGAAGCGGTTGGTTGCATGGTGGAGGGCATTTCCAGTTATTGCAGACCACTGCCGCAGTCCACGGGCAGCGGCCTGGTGTTGGCCGCCACGGCGTGGGTCTGTGCAGGCAGTGCCTGGGATGACAACCAGGTGGCAATGGCGCTGATCTCATCCGCAGTCAGCCGCTTGGCGATGCTGCCCATGCAGTCGGGTGCGACGGCGTGGCGTTTGTTCGTTTGCCAGGCGCCGAGTTGGCCCACCAGGTAGTCCCGTGGCAGGCCCAGCAGGCCGGGGAATGCGGGCAACACACCGGTCATGGCGCTGCCGTGGCAGTGTGTGCAGGCGGGAATCTTGCGGCTGGCATCACCTTGCAGCACCAGGGTGCGGGCCTGCTGCAACACGGCGGCGGGTGCGTTGGCGGTTTGGGGTGGTGGGTAGGGCAGGTCCTGGCTGGCAAAGTAGTTTGCGATCTCACGCAGGTAGGCGTCGGACAAAGGGTCTACCAGGTGGGTCATGGCGGCATTGGTGCGCCGCCCATCGCGGAAATTGCGCAGCTGGTTGTACAGGTAGGCGGCGGGTTTGCCAGCAATGCGCGGGAAATAACCCGCGTTGGTAGACCGCCCCTCCTTGCCGTGGCAACCGGTGCAGGCCAGCACCCGCTGGGCGATGGTGTCGGGCACTGTACGGGGTGTGGTTGGGCTGGTGTCTGCGGCCTGAACAGGTGCCCATAACAGGCTGAGGGCCAGGAGCGCAGCGCGCCCCAAAGTGGGTATGTGTATTGGCATGGTGGTAGCCGGCCTGGGGGCACCTTAGTCCGGCGTGTTGAGTTGGGCCAGCCGCTCGGGAGTGCCGACATCGGTCCAGCGGCCGGTGTAAAGCTGGGCGGTGACTTTTTGCTGGGCCATTGCGGCGCGTAGTTGGTGCACCAGGGCCGCCTTCACGCCCTGCTGGTTGCCGGCTGGGATGTCGCACCAGGGGCGCGCAAACAGGGCCGCGCGGTACAGGCCTATGGTGCTGTAGGTGTAGCGGGGCTCCGTACTGTCGGCGGGCAGGTTCAGGGCCAGGCCCACGCCGTTGCTGCTGCTGGGTGGGATCGCCAGGCCAAAGTCGCCGCGGGGGTTGTGTGCG from Rhodoferax sp. AJA081-3 includes these protein-coding regions:
- a CDS encoding c-type cytochrome; its protein translation is MPIHIPTLGRAALLALSLLWAPVQAADTSPTTPRTVPDTIAQRVLACTGCHGKEGRSTNAGYFPRIAGKPAAYLYNQLRNFRDGRRTNAAMTHLVDPLSDAYLREIANYFASQDLPYPPPQTANAPAAVLQQARTLVLQGDASRKIPACTHCHGSAMTGVLPAFPGLLGLPRDYLVGQLGAWQTNKRHAVAPDCMGSIAKRLTADEISAIATWLSSQALPAQTHAVAANTRPLPVDCGSGLQ
- a CDS encoding cytochrome c, producing the protein MQPTASAPTRLQPPRRWPRRLLVLLVFLLATTALVAWLNVRGEADILASTSVPFTATPQHIAQGAYLARAGNCAGCHTARGGADYAGGLGIATPFGTVYASNLTPDAQTGLGRWTPAAFWRAMHHGRSMDGRLLYPVFPYTSYTQVSRADSDALFAYLRSLPAVAQANRPHELAFPYNSQAALAVWRALFFRAGEFAPEPTQTEEWNRGAYLVRGLGHCAACHAGRNLLGASRSELALQGGAIPMQHWYAPSLASSREAGVADWATQDVVALLQTGTSPRGSTMGPMAEVVLRSTQYLNNADLQAMAVYLKALPQQSHAAALAKAPESAQLSTGATLYKDHCAQCHGNEGQGAKGAYPALAGNRVVTLETPANLVQTVLHGGFAPATAGNPRPFGMPPFQQTLDGPQIAAVLTYIRHAWGNAASPVSPLEVMQNQ